Proteins from a genomic interval of Musa acuminata AAA Group cultivar baxijiao chromosome BXJ1-9, Cavendish_Baxijiao_AAA, whole genome shotgun sequence:
- the LOC135593113 gene encoding ASC1-like protein 1 — protein sequence MALIEAWRSIDWERESYPAYEDFWAMPFFALLFPAVRLFLDRLVFEKLARRVIQQNSIEKLKVEVDNRRKKINKFKESAWKFVYFLSGELLALSVTYNEPWFTNTRYFWMGPGDQVWPDQKTKLKLKAVYMYVAGFYTYSIFALAFWETRRSDFGVSMAHHMATVVLIVLSYIFRFARVGSVVLAIHDASDVFMETAKMSKYGGYEMLANVAFLLYVVSWIILRLTYFPFWILRSTSYEVLLNLDKEKHKFEGPIYYYVFNTLLFSLLVLHIYWWILMFRMLVKQIQSGQLGEDIRSDSEGEDEHED from the exons ATGGCTTTGATCGAAGCTTGGCGATCGATTGACTGGGAGCGGGAATCGTACCCGGCCTACGAGGATTTCTGGGCGATGCCCTTCTTCGCGTTGCTCTTCCCCGCGGTCAGATTGTTCCTCGATAGGTTGGTGTTCGAG AAATTAGCAAGGCGAGTTATACAGCAAAACTCGATCGAAAAGCTCAAGGTTGAAGtagacaacaggagaaaaaagatTAATAAGTTTAAAGAGTCAGCTTGGAAGTTTGTTTATTTTCTTTCAGGTGAGCTGCTAGCTCTATCAGTTACATATAATGAGCCTTGGTTCACCAACACAAGATACTTTTGGATGGGGCCAGGAGATCAGGTCTGGCCAGATCAGAAGACAAA ATTAAAACTTAAGGCTGTCTATATGTATGTTGCTGGCTTTTATACATATTCAATTTTTGCACTTGCATTCTGGGAAACAAGGCGATCAGATTTTGGGGTGTCAATGGCTCATCACATGGCAACTGTTGTTCTCATTGTGCTATCTTACATATTCAG GTTTGCTCGTGTTGGTTCAGTTGTTCTAGCCATTCATGATGCTAGTGACGTGTTCATGGAAACAGCAAAGATGTCCAAGTATGGCGGTTATGAGATGCTTGCTAATGTAGCATTTCTCCTATATGTTGTTTCATGGATAATACTTCGTCTTACATATTTTCCTTTCTGGATCCTTCGAAGTACAAG CTATGAAGTTCTCTTGAATTTGGACAAAGAAAAACACAAGTTTGAAGGACCAATATATTATTATGTCTTCAACACTCTCCTATTCTCACTGCTTGTTTTACATATCTATTGGTGGATATTAATGTTCCGAATGCTTGTGAAACAAATCCAATCAGGGCAACTCGGCGAAGATATTAGATCGG ATTCTGAAGGTGAAGACGAACATGAAGATTGA
- the LOC103997949 gene encoding basic leucine zipper 43: MHPGEIASFGYLSPSDSPAFSVTSHLSSLFGPYLAQQLQTTPLMHCLSSSAAWDEAGGHQLSVAEERRKRRMISNRESARRSRMRKQKHFSELWTQVVHLRSANRQLLDELNRVMRERDRIMHENDQLRHEETELRKKLERLPAVFGCAPHGAEKL, encoded by the coding sequence ATGCATCCTGGAGAGATTGCCAGCTTCGGCTACCTTTCACCTTCAGATTCACCTGCTTTCAGTGTCACCTCCCATCTTAGCAGCCTCTTTGGACCTTATCTCGCACAGCAACTCCAGACCACTCCGTTGATGCACTGCCTCAGTAGCAGCGCAGCTTGGGATGAGGCAGGCGGGCACCAACTGAGCGTagcagaagagaggaggaagaggaggatgataTCGAACAGGGAGTCAGCTCGGCGGTCGCGGATGAGAAAGCAGAAGCACTTCAGCGAGCTGTGGACGCAGGTCGTCCACCTCCGGTCGGCGAACCGGCAGCTCCTCGACGAGCTGAACCGGGTGATGAGAGAGCGTGATCGGATCATGCACGAGAACGACCAGCTCAGACACGAAGAGACCGAGCTCCGGAAGAAGCTTGAGAGGTTACCGGCGGTGTTCGGCTGTGCTCCACATGGTGCAGAGAAGCTTTGA
- the LOC135593114 gene encoding serine protease SPPA, chloroplastic-like isoform X2 produces MSNVLFSPPPFHGLCFPHRSRQKLSALFPSHKPSLSSLLHLSPSLASPPTSRLLSSSSSLLPSNPRRGGFHFRALESSAAKTNEDEDAEESKNVGDGGTPPSNSAPGVGSDGAVREKVGADGEVGQEYPTGEFEMEEFDWWRLFVVKVRMLFALPWERVKKGSVLSMRLRGQISDQLKTRFSSGLSLPQICENFIKAAYDPRVSGIYLEIEPLSCGWAKIDEIRRHIQYFQKSGKFIVSHVTICGEKEYYLACACGEVYVPPSAYVALYGLTVQSSFLGGKKREEIEDFLNTGVYQVERLKEEGYITNILYDDEVRSMLKARLGQKDKKDLLMVDYSKYSNVRKWTLGLEGGKDQIAIIRASGSISRTRSPLSVSGSGIISEQLIEKIRSIRESERYKAVILRIDSPGGDALASDLMWREIRLLAASKPVIASMSDVAASGGYYMAMAAEAIVAEKLTLTGSIGVVTGRFSLNKLYETIGFNKEIISRGKYAELNAADQRPFRPDEAALFEKSAQNAYRLFRDKAAFSRSMTVDQMEEVAQGRVWSGKDAASRGLVDAIGGFSTAVAIAKHKANIPQDRQVKLVEVSKRSPSLPELLSGFGNSLLGLDKTVKEALQELKCLNGVQARTEGILFESVGNALDDNPIIAIIMDCLNSY; encoded by the exons ATGTCCAACGTTCTCTTCAGCCCCCCACCATTCCACGGTCTCTGCTTCCCACACCGCAGTCGCCAGAAGTTGTCCGCCCTCTTCCCTTCTCACAAACCTTCTCTCTCATCTCTCCTCCATCTCTCCCCCTCCCTCGCCTCCCCGCCCACTTCTCGCCTcctctcctcatcctcctccctgCTGCCATCCAACCCTCGCCGCGGTGGATTCCACTTCCGGGCGCTTGAGTCTTCCGCCGCGAAGACCAATGAGGATGAGGATGCAGAGGAGTCCAAGAATGTGGGGGACGGCGGCACGCCTCCGAGCAATTCAGCTCCTGGTGTGGGTTCCGATGGGGCCGTGCGAGAGAAGGTCGGTGCGGATGGAGAAGTTGGACAGGAGTACCCGACTGGGGAGTTTGAGATGGAGGAGTTCGATTGGTGGAGGCTCTTCGTCGTTAAGGTGAGGATGCTCTTTGCTCTTCCCTGGGAGCGCGTCAAGAAAGGGAGCGTTCTCTCGATGAGACTCCGCGGCCAG ATATCTGATCAGTTAAAAACGCGCTTCTCTTCTGGGTTATCTCTACctcaaatttgtgaaaatttTATAAAAGCAGCATATGACCCTCGTGTTTCTGGAATTTATCTTGAAATAGAACCACTTAGCTGTGGATGGGCCAAAATCGATGAAATACGACGACATATACAGTATTTCCAGAAGTCAG GCAAGTTCATTGTGAGCCATGTTACCATATGTGGCGAGAAAGAGTACTACCTTGCGTGTGCTTGTGGAGAAGTCTATGTCCCCCCTAGTGCTTATGTTGCACTCTATGGTTTGACTGTTCAATCATCATTCCTTGGGG gaaagaaaagggaagaaattGAGGATTTTCTAAATACTGGAGTTTACCAAGTTGAAAGACTTAAAGAAGAAGGGTATATAACAAATATATTGTATGATGATGAG GTTAGATCAATGTTAAAAGCAAGACTGGGTCAGAAGGATAAGAAAGATCTTCTCATGGTTGATTACAG TAAATACTCTAATGTAAGAAAATGGACCCTTGGGTTGGAAGGAGGTAAAGATCAAATTGCCATAATCAGAGCCTCCGGAAGCATAAGTCGCACTCGTAGTCCATTGAGCGTCTCTGGCTCTGGCATCATCAGTGAGCAACTGATTGAGAAGATTCGGAGTATTAGAG AGTCAGAAAGGTATAAGGCTGTTATTCTGCGTATTGACAGCCCCGGTGGTGATGCTCTTGCTTCTGACCT AATGTGGAGGGAGATAAGGCTTCTTGCTGCCTCTAAACCTGTAATTGCATCAATGTCTGACGTTGCTGCAAGTGGAGGATATTACATGGCTATGGCAGCAGAAGCCATTGTAGCTGAGAAACTTACCTTGACTGGTTCCATTGGAGTTGTCACAG GGAGATTTAGCTTAAACAAGCTATATGAAACGATTGGATTCAATAAGGAGATCATTTCAAGGGGGAAATATGCTGAGCTTAATGCTGCTGATCAGCGTCCTTTCAG gcCAGATGAAGCAGCACTCTTTGAGAAGTCTGCACAAAATGCTTATCGGCTATTTCGAGATAAAGCAGCTTTTTCACGGTCGATGACT GTGGACCAAATGGAGGAAGTTGCTCAAGGACGGGTCTGGAGTGGCAAAGATGCAGCCTCTCGAGGATTGGTTGATGCTATTGGTGGGTTCTCCACAGCTGTTGCCATAGCAAAACACAAGGCCAATATACCGCAAGACAGACAG GTTAAATTGGTTGAGGTGTCAAAACGCTCACCATCACTGCCGGAGTTATTAAGTGGCTTCGGGAATTCTCTGCTAGGCCTGGACAAGACTGTCAAGGAAGCATTGCAGGAGCTAAAATGCCTGAATGGGGTACAAGCAAGAACGGAGGGCATTTTATTTGAAAGTGTGGGAAATGCATTGGATGACAATCCGATCATCGCAATCATAATGGACTGCCTGAACTCATACTAG
- the LOC135593115 gene encoding delta-aminolevulinic acid dehydratase, chloroplastic-like: MASILSPAPGNVGVVRSIDDKIYVGLRPLSTRTYVAVARGSKARPFAVVRASSEKEVSVKSSGLSIEECEAAAVAGKFPDPPPLYRPQGPKGTPVVQPLPLSRRPRRNRKSPALRAAFQETTLSPSNFVHPLFIHEGEEDVPIGAMPGCFRLGWRHGLLEEVYKARDVGVNSFVLFPKIPDALKSQTGDEAYNDNGLVPRAIRLLKDKYPDIVIYTDVALDPYSSDGHDGIVREDGVIMNDETVHQLCRQAVSQARAGADVVSPSDMMDGRILAIRMALDAEGFHDVSIMSYTAKYASAFYGPFREALDSNPRFGDKKTYQMNPANYREALVETEADEAEGADILLVKPGLPYLDIIRLLRDSSSLPIAAYQVSGEYSMIKAGGVLKMIDEEKVMMESLLCLRRAGADIILTYFARQAASVLCGMKGN, encoded by the exons ATGGCTTCGATCCTCTCTCCAGCTCCGGGCAACGTTGGAGTCGTGAGAAGCATAGATGACAAGATCTACGTTGGCCTGAGGCCGCTGTCGACTCGGACATACGTCGCTGTTGCGCGGGGAAGTAAGGCGAGGCCGTTTGCGGTGGTCAGGGCCAGCAGCGAGAAGGAGGTGTCCGTGAAAAGTTCGGGCTTGAGCATCGAGGAGTGCGAAGCTGCAGCAGTCGCCGGGAAATTTCCGGACCCTCCCCCGTTATATAGGCCCCAGGGCCCCAAGGGAACACCAGTTGTCCAACCACTT CCACTAAGTAGGCGGCCGCGGCGCAATCGGAAATCACCTGCGCTAAGAGCCGCTTTCCAGGAGACAACTCTGTCACCATCTAATTTTGTTCATCCGCTTTTTATCCATGAAG GTGAAGAGGATGTCCCAATTGGTGCTATGCCCGGATGCTTTAGGTTGGGATGGAGACATGGCCTTCTTGAAGAG GTTTACAAGGCACGGGATGTTGGTGTTAACAGCTTTGTGCTATTTCCTAAAATTCCTGATGCACTGAAG TCACAAACAGGAGATGAAGCATACAATGACAATGGTTTAGTACCTAGAGCCATACGCCTTCTTAAGGACAAATACCCTGACATT GTTATTTACACTGATGTTGCCCTGGATCCCTATTCCTCGGATGGGCATGATGGAATCGTGAGGGAAGATG GTGTTATTATGAATGATGAAACAGTGCATCAGTTATGCAGACAGGCAGTTTCGCAG GCCCGTGCAGGTGCTGATGTTGTTAGTCCTAGTGATATGATGGATGGTCGAATTTTAGCAATTCGGATGGCACTTGATGCTGAAGGTttccacgatgtatccataatgtCCTACACAGCAAA GTATGCCAGTGCATTTTATGGTCCATTTAGGGAAGCTTTGGATTCAAATCCACGTTTTGGGGACAAGAAAAC TTACCAGATGAATCCAGCAAACTATAGAGAGGCCCTTGTTGAAACTGAGGCAGATGAGGCTGAAGGGGCAGATATTCTTCTG GTAAAGCCAGGGTTGCCGTATTTGGACATTATACGTCTTCTTCGTGATAGTTCTTCTTTACCAATAGCTGCATATCAG GTGTCTGGTGAGTATTCAATGATAAAAGCTGGTGGGGTTCTCAAAATGATTGATGAGGAAAAGGTCATGATGGAGTCACTGTTATGCCTTAGACGGGCTGGTGCAGACATCATCCTAACTTACTTCGCTCGTCAAGCTGCAAGTGTTTTGTGTGGCATGAAGGGGAACTAG
- the LOC135593114 gene encoding serine protease SPPA, chloroplastic-like isoform X1 has translation MSNVLFSPPPFHGLCFPHRSRQKLSALFPSHKPSLSSLLHLSPSLASPPTSRLLSSSSSLLPSNPRRGGFHFRALESSAAKTNEDEDAEESKNVGDGGTPPSNSAPGVGSDGAVREKVGADGEVGQEYPTGEFEMEEFDWWRLFVVKVRMLFALPWERVKKGSVLSMRLRGQISDQLKTRFSSGLSLPQICENFIKAAYDPRVSGIYLEIEPLSCGWAKIDEIRRHIQYFQKSGKFIVSHVTICGEKEYYLACACGEVYVPPSAYVALYGLTVQSSFLGGVLEKVGILPEIQRIGRYKSAGDQLSRKSMSKEVCEMLTTLLDNIYENWLETISSTRGKKREEIEDFLNTGVYQVERLKEEGYITNILYDDEVRSMLKARLGQKDKKDLLMVDYSKYSNVRKWTLGLEGGKDQIAIIRASGSISRTRSPLSVSGSGIISEQLIEKIRSIRESERYKAVILRIDSPGGDALASDLMWREIRLLAASKPVIASMSDVAASGGYYMAMAAEAIVAEKLTLTGSIGVVTGRFSLNKLYETIGFNKEIISRGKYAELNAADQRPFRPDEAALFEKSAQNAYRLFRDKAAFSRSMTVDQMEEVAQGRVWSGKDAASRGLVDAIGGFSTAVAIAKHKANIPQDRQVKLVEVSKRSPSLPELLSGFGNSLLGLDKTVKEALQELKCLNGVQARTEGILFESVGNALDDNPIIAIIMDCLNSY, from the exons ATGTCCAACGTTCTCTTCAGCCCCCCACCATTCCACGGTCTCTGCTTCCCACACCGCAGTCGCCAGAAGTTGTCCGCCCTCTTCCCTTCTCACAAACCTTCTCTCTCATCTCTCCTCCATCTCTCCCCCTCCCTCGCCTCCCCGCCCACTTCTCGCCTcctctcctcatcctcctccctgCTGCCATCCAACCCTCGCCGCGGTGGATTCCACTTCCGGGCGCTTGAGTCTTCCGCCGCGAAGACCAATGAGGATGAGGATGCAGAGGAGTCCAAGAATGTGGGGGACGGCGGCACGCCTCCGAGCAATTCAGCTCCTGGTGTGGGTTCCGATGGGGCCGTGCGAGAGAAGGTCGGTGCGGATGGAGAAGTTGGACAGGAGTACCCGACTGGGGAGTTTGAGATGGAGGAGTTCGATTGGTGGAGGCTCTTCGTCGTTAAGGTGAGGATGCTCTTTGCTCTTCCCTGGGAGCGCGTCAAGAAAGGGAGCGTTCTCTCGATGAGACTCCGCGGCCAG ATATCTGATCAGTTAAAAACGCGCTTCTCTTCTGGGTTATCTCTACctcaaatttgtgaaaatttTATAAAAGCAGCATATGACCCTCGTGTTTCTGGAATTTATCTTGAAATAGAACCACTTAGCTGTGGATGGGCCAAAATCGATGAAATACGACGACATATACAGTATTTCCAGAAGTCAG GCAAGTTCATTGTGAGCCATGTTACCATATGTGGCGAGAAAGAGTACTACCTTGCGTGTGCTTGTGGAGAAGTCTATGTCCCCCCTAGTGCTTATGTTGCACTCTATGGTTTGACTGTTCAATCATCATTCCTTGGGG GTGTTCTTGAGAAAGTAGGAATTCTGCCTGAAATTCAGCGCATTGGTAGATATAAAAGTGCTGGAGACCAACTATCTCGTAAAAGCATGTCAAAAGAAGTTTGTGAAATGCTTACTACTTTGCTTGATAATATTTATGAAAATTGGCTCGAAACAATTTCTTCAACTAGAG gaaagaaaagggaagaaattGAGGATTTTCTAAATACTGGAGTTTACCAAGTTGAAAGACTTAAAGAAGAAGGGTATATAACAAATATATTGTATGATGATGAG GTTAGATCAATGTTAAAAGCAAGACTGGGTCAGAAGGATAAGAAAGATCTTCTCATGGTTGATTACAG TAAATACTCTAATGTAAGAAAATGGACCCTTGGGTTGGAAGGAGGTAAAGATCAAATTGCCATAATCAGAGCCTCCGGAAGCATAAGTCGCACTCGTAGTCCATTGAGCGTCTCTGGCTCTGGCATCATCAGTGAGCAACTGATTGAGAAGATTCGGAGTATTAGAG AGTCAGAAAGGTATAAGGCTGTTATTCTGCGTATTGACAGCCCCGGTGGTGATGCTCTTGCTTCTGACCT AATGTGGAGGGAGATAAGGCTTCTTGCTGCCTCTAAACCTGTAATTGCATCAATGTCTGACGTTGCTGCAAGTGGAGGATATTACATGGCTATGGCAGCAGAAGCCATTGTAGCTGAGAAACTTACCTTGACTGGTTCCATTGGAGTTGTCACAG GGAGATTTAGCTTAAACAAGCTATATGAAACGATTGGATTCAATAAGGAGATCATTTCAAGGGGGAAATATGCTGAGCTTAATGCTGCTGATCAGCGTCCTTTCAG gcCAGATGAAGCAGCACTCTTTGAGAAGTCTGCACAAAATGCTTATCGGCTATTTCGAGATAAAGCAGCTTTTTCACGGTCGATGACT GTGGACCAAATGGAGGAAGTTGCTCAAGGACGGGTCTGGAGTGGCAAAGATGCAGCCTCTCGAGGATTGGTTGATGCTATTGGTGGGTTCTCCACAGCTGTTGCCATAGCAAAACACAAGGCCAATATACCGCAAGACAGACAG GTTAAATTGGTTGAGGTGTCAAAACGCTCACCATCACTGCCGGAGTTATTAAGTGGCTTCGGGAATTCTCTGCTAGGCCTGGACAAGACTGTCAAGGAAGCATTGCAGGAGCTAAAATGCCTGAATGGGGTACAAGCAAGAACGGAGGGCATTTTATTTGAAAGTGTGGGAAATGCATTGGATGACAATCCGATCATCGCAATCATAATGGACTGCCTGAACTCATACTAG